One window of the Verrucomicrobiales bacterium genome contains the following:
- a CDS encoding TIGR01777 family oxidoreductase yields MTQNRTLVSGANGFVGSALVNEWERQERPVSRLLRSPGAGNIPFSLWNPSAGQIDPGCFAGVGQVVHLAGDNISEGRWTRAKKDRILQSRIQGTQLLCATLARLSSPPQVLVSASAVGFYGDRGSEVLTEDSVAGAGFLSEVCQAWEAQTEPARQAGIRCVHLRLGVVLSPSGGALAKMLPPFRLGVGGRIGSGQQYMSWITLPDLLAAIDHCLADTRLSGPVNAVSPGAVTNLEFTRALGRSLGRPTLLPLPSLMARLIFGEMAEATLLASTRVAPTKLSATGFHFSAPSIADALAGLR; encoded by the coding sequence GTGACTCAAAACCGGACACTGGTCAGCGGCGCCAACGGATTTGTCGGGTCCGCCTTGGTCAACGAGTGGGAACGCCAGGAAAGACCGGTGAGCCGACTGCTTCGCTCCCCGGGAGCGGGAAACATTCCTTTTTCCCTTTGGAACCCATCAGCTGGGCAAATCGACCCGGGCTGCTTTGCCGGGGTTGGCCAGGTCGTGCATCTCGCGGGGGACAATATCTCCGAGGGCCGATGGACGAGGGCCAAGAAGGATCGCATTCTGCAGAGCCGCATCCAAGGCACCCAACTACTCTGCGCCACGCTGGCTCGATTATCATCGCCCCCGCAAGTGCTGGTATCCGCCTCGGCGGTGGGCTTCTACGGAGATCGCGGCTCCGAGGTTCTCACGGAGGATTCGGTCGCCGGTGCGGGCTTTCTCTCCGAAGTGTGTCAGGCCTGGGAGGCACAGACCGAACCCGCGCGGCAGGCTGGAATTCGCTGCGTCCACCTGCGCCTGGGCGTGGTGCTCTCACCCAGCGGAGGAGCGCTGGCCAAAATGCTTCCTCCGTTCCGCCTCGGAGTCGGGGGGCGAATCGGCTCGGGGCAGCAATACATGAGTTGGATCACTCTCCCTGACCTGCTGGCAGCCATCGATCACTGCTTGGCGGACACGCGCCTTTCGGGACCGGTCAACGCCGTGTCACCAGGAGCAGTCACCAATCTCGAATTCACCCGAGCCTTGGGCCGCTCGCTCGGGCGTCCCACACTTCTGCCGCTCCCCAGCCTGATGGCCCGACTGATCTTTGGGGAGATGGCGGAAGCCACCTTGTTGGCGAGCACGCGCGTGGCGCCAACCAAACTTTCCGCGACGGGATTCCACTTCTCAGCGCCCAGCATCGCCGATGCGTTGGCCGGTCTAAGGTGA
- a CDS encoding DUF1501 domain-containing protein gives MLDIALSTRRSSLCNGYSRRDFLRIGALSPLGLSLGGLLSLENGAKASTAEAKARAPRAKSVLLIYLGGGLSHHDTFDLKPGAVEEIRGKYKGIPTTIPGLQIGELLPQMAKAMDKVCLIRSGTHENDHHETATNWVMSGKFGSPFGDHPAMGAVVAHETGFSGKVLPYVAVPKNPSFTWELGKSAWMGGRYESFKAGNPNQKDWKVRDLTCPTASTPEVLKRRRTLLQAVDSLASRIHGNDQIATYDEFSQKAADMILSPQAQEAFAIERESAKLRDSYGRTEFGQSCLLGRRLVESGVRFVTVNYGGWDHHAKIFENLDKKLPELDLGLAALLTDMHERGSLKETLILVMGEFGRTPKINKDAGRDHWGRAGSLLFAGAGVQGGHILGATDKDGAFVTERPVRPADVCATVYEALGIDPRKQIITPEGRPVQILDEGTPVHELYS, from the coding sequence ATGCTCGACATCGCCCTCTCCACCCGACGGTCGTCGCTGTGCAACGGCTACTCACGTCGGGATTTTCTGAGGATCGGCGCACTCTCGCCGCTGGGGCTTTCGCTCGGTGGTTTGCTCTCTTTGGAGAACGGAGCCAAGGCATCAACCGCCGAAGCCAAGGCTCGCGCACCGCGGGCCAAATCCGTGCTGCTCATCTATCTGGGCGGTGGCCTCTCACATCACGACACCTTCGATCTCAAGCCTGGCGCGGTCGAGGAGATCCGCGGGAAATACAAAGGGATCCCCACCACGATCCCCGGACTCCAGATCGGCGAGCTCCTGCCCCAGATGGCCAAAGCCATGGACAAAGTTTGCCTCATCCGATCAGGCACGCACGAGAACGACCATCATGAGACGGCGACCAACTGGGTAATGAGTGGCAAATTCGGCTCACCCTTTGGCGACCATCCCGCGATGGGTGCCGTCGTCGCCCACGAAACCGGCTTCAGCGGGAAGGTCCTGCCCTACGTGGCAGTGCCGAAAAACCCCAGCTTCACCTGGGAGCTAGGTAAGAGCGCCTGGATGGGAGGTCGCTACGAATCGTTCAAGGCGGGAAACCCCAACCAAAAGGACTGGAAGGTGCGCGACCTCACCTGCCCTACCGCCTCGACTCCCGAAGTGCTCAAGCGACGCCGGACTTTGCTGCAAGCGGTGGACTCCCTCGCCTCGCGCATCCACGGCAACGACCAGATCGCCACCTATGACGAGTTCTCGCAAAAGGCGGCTGACATGATTCTGTCACCGCAAGCGCAGGAGGCGTTCGCGATCGAGAGAGAATCAGCCAAGCTTCGCGACAGCTACGGGAGAACTGAGTTTGGCCAGAGCTGCTTGCTCGGCCGGCGGCTGGTGGAGTCGGGAGTTCGATTCGTTACCGTCAACTACGGCGGATGGGACCATCACGCCAAGATTTTCGAGAACCTCGACAAGAAGTTACCGGAGCTAGATCTGGGACTCGCGGCGCTGCTCACCGACATGCATGAACGCGGATCCTTAAAGGAGACGCTCATCCTCGTTATGGGTGAGTTCGGGCGAACCCCCAAGATCAACAAGGATGCCGGACGAGACCATTGGGGCCGCGCGGGATCCCTGCTGTTCGCCGGAGCCGGAGTTCAAGGCGGTCACATTCTGGGAGCCACCGACAAGGACGGAGCCTTCGTGACCGAGCGGCCCGTGCGCCCTGCCGACGTCTGCGCGACGGTCTATGAGGCGCTCGGCATCGACCCTCGAAAACAGATCATCACGCCCGAGGGACGTCCGGTGCAAATCC
- a CDS encoding DUF1553 domain-containing protein — protein MKNTFETIDARIRQTRVLTTSLSGFRWSLVGLRSQIWASLGVSAALWISLSGNAAGREVSQPRLTLHPSSIELRSAEDRHGVLVSGPDSNDLTPRTRFYSSDPSVFLVASNGLCRPVADGYADLIAVYRGATSRIPIRVTGAVNYPVPSFQQDIEPILTRLGCNMGACHGKQAGQNGFKLSLRGYAPELDHAWLTTDVMGRRIDPAFPEDSLLVQKPLGIVPHEGKVKFEEGSRYHRMLVDWIRARAPGPATNEPSADRLEILPGDRLLTPGSTQQLLVRAHWPDGRVKDVTWLAQFFSNNEPIASVTPEGLVEMRRSGETSIRAHFQGLVSVVRFTAPFRQSVASSAFKGERNAVDRPVFDKLRALRLPPSRPTDDLTFLRRAMLDTIGTLPTTAEVERFDADKRPDKRDRLVESLFLRSEFTDYWTLQLADLLQNRKERDHDVRGNKNVRAFHTWLRGEVAAHRPWDQLVRRVLTARGDSIGSPEIGYFIYLVGEKQPTESEVTDAVAQTFLGARIGCARCHNHPLERYTQDDFYHFAAFFNRVLLDRKPTTELAIASRDEKEKMKRFSEAQKKLQEAEAQLLKVESKGTEEASQRYAERQREAAQAKREWVRARARAPYANQPRTHQQLEARALDRVPVDWGGVTDPRVKLADWITSPQNPAFSGVMFNRLWKHFLGVGLVEPVDDLRASNPPSNPELWDVLSREFEQSGYDLRHVMRLILTSRVYQLSSETVAGNETDTRFYSHYYARRLPSEVIADAISAATGVPDSFEGFPVGLRAIQLPEATVGSYFLTLFGRSERVTACACERNGEVTLPQLLHLQNGEEVTRKVSSPDGRLRAIQSAAKSPQEIVTQLFLATFSRPPSAGELRRCLDIVNTPGQASALPDLFWALLNSKEFSFNH, from the coding sequence TTGAAAAACACGTTTGAAACAATCGACGCACGAATCCGTCAGACTCGAGTGTTGACGACCTCACTCTCTGGTTTTCGATGGAGCCTTGTTGGGCTTCGTTCCCAGATCTGGGCGTCGCTTGGGGTGTCAGCAGCCCTCTGGATTTCCCTCAGTGGCAACGCCGCTGGCCGCGAGGTTTCCCAACCGCGCCTCACTCTGCATCCCAGTTCGATCGAACTCCGTTCCGCCGAGGATCGTCATGGGGTTTTAGTCAGCGGCCCAGACTCAAACGATCTGACACCTCGGACCCGCTTCTACTCTTCGGATCCTTCGGTGTTCCTCGTGGCGAGCAACGGACTGTGCCGGCCGGTGGCCGATGGCTACGCGGACTTGATTGCGGTCTATCGGGGTGCCACCAGCCGTATCCCAATTCGCGTGACGGGAGCCGTGAACTACCCGGTGCCAAGCTTCCAGCAGGACATCGAACCGATCCTCACCCGGCTGGGATGCAACATGGGCGCCTGCCATGGCAAGCAAGCGGGGCAGAACGGCTTCAAGCTCTCCCTCCGTGGCTACGCCCCCGAGCTTGATCATGCCTGGCTGACGACCGATGTCATGGGCCGACGGATTGATCCAGCGTTTCCGGAAGACTCGCTGCTGGTCCAAAAGCCGCTCGGGATAGTCCCGCACGAGGGGAAAGTGAAGTTCGAGGAAGGCTCACGTTATCACCGCATGCTGGTGGACTGGATTCGAGCCAGGGCTCCCGGACCTGCAACCAATGAACCCAGTGCAGACCGACTCGAGATTCTGCCTGGGGACCGCCTCCTCACGCCCGGATCAACACAGCAGCTTCTGGTACGGGCTCATTGGCCGGATGGTCGGGTGAAAGACGTGACCTGGCTGGCGCAGTTCTTTTCTAACAACGAGCCCATCGCCAGCGTTACTCCCGAAGGACTGGTTGAGATGCGCCGGAGCGGCGAAACCAGCATCCGCGCCCATTTCCAGGGCCTGGTCAGCGTGGTCCGGTTTACCGCCCCTTTCCGCCAGTCGGTCGCCTCCTCCGCCTTCAAGGGGGAGCGGAATGCTGTGGATCGGCCCGTCTTCGATAAACTACGGGCGCTTCGTCTGCCGCCGTCGCGGCCTACGGACGATCTCACCTTCCTCCGTCGCGCCATGTTGGACACCATCGGAACGCTGCCTACGACCGCAGAAGTAGAGCGTTTCGACGCCGACAAACGACCCGACAAACGAGATCGCCTGGTGGAGTCTCTGTTCCTGCGATCCGAGTTCACCGATTATTGGACTCTCCAGTTGGCCGACCTGCTCCAGAATCGCAAGGAACGGGACCACGACGTGCGGGGCAACAAGAACGTCAGAGCCTTCCATACCTGGCTGCGGGGTGAGGTCGCCGCCCATCGACCATGGGATCAGTTGGTCCGTAGGGTCCTCACCGCCCGAGGCGATTCTATTGGCTCCCCGGAGATCGGTTACTTTATCTACCTGGTGGGGGAGAAGCAGCCCACCGAGAGCGAAGTGACCGACGCCGTAGCGCAAACCTTTCTGGGAGCGCGAATCGGCTGCGCTCGATGCCATAACCACCCGCTGGAGCGCTACACCCAGGATGACTTTTACCACTTCGCCGCCTTCTTCAACCGAGTTTTGTTGGACCGGAAGCCAACGACCGAACTCGCGATCGCAAGTCGGGACGAGAAGGAGAAAATGAAGCGATTCAGCGAGGCGCAGAAGAAGCTTCAAGAGGCCGAAGCCCAGCTCCTCAAGGTCGAAAGCAAAGGTACGGAAGAAGCAAGCCAACGATATGCAGAGCGTCAGCGGGAGGCAGCACAGGCCAAGCGCGAGTGGGTCCGGGCACGCGCCCGGGCACCCTATGCCAACCAGCCCCGAACGCACCAGCAGCTGGAAGCGAGGGCGTTGGATCGCGTTCCTGTGGATTGGGGCGGCGTGACGGATCCACGGGTCAAGCTGGCGGATTGGATCACGTCCCCCCAGAATCCCGCCTTTAGCGGCGTCATGTTCAACCGACTCTGGAAACACTTCTTGGGCGTAGGACTCGTGGAGCCAGTCGATGATCTTCGCGCCAGCAACCCTCCGTCGAACCCCGAGCTCTGGGACGTTCTCTCTCGCGAGTTCGAGCAATCCGGCTACGATCTGCGTCATGTGATGCGGCTCATACTCACCTCCCGCGTCTACCAGCTCAGCTCGGAGACCGTTGCCGGTAACGAGACGGACACCCGGTTCTATTCTCATTACTACGCCCGAAGGTTGCCCTCCGAGGTTATCGCCGACGCTATCAGCGCCGCGACCGGGGTTCCAGATAGCTTCGAAGGCTTCCCGGTGGGGCTTCGTGCGATCCAGCTTCCCGAAGCGACGGTCGGCAGCTATTTCCTGACTCTCTTCGGGCGCAGCGAACGGGTAACCGCCTGCGCCTGCGAACGCAACGGAGAAGTCACCCTCCCTCAGCTCCTCCACCTTCAGAACGGGGAAGAGGTGACTCGCAAAGTGAGTTCCCCGGACGGACGGCTCCGTGCTATCCAATCCGCTGCGAAATCTCCCCAGGAAATCGTGACCCAACTCTTCCTCGCGACGTTCAGCCGACCGCCGAGCGCGGGGGAACTGCGACGATGCCTCGACATCGTAAACACCCCTGGCCAAGCATCCGCGCTGCCCGACCTCTTCTGGGCGCTGCTCAATTCCAAAGAGTTTTCCTTCAACCACTAG
- a CDS encoding serine/threonine protein kinase: MISGKKTPTWIVPLAMSVLVGVFGWWGTGRLRQTVENQLKAELAATLEANVTALDIWMKNEGKLVTSLAQDPQVRDLALRALAKAKTVAEGPTDQTEFIELLALLKPRLSLMGYDLIQLVSTNQLSLSPSPRRRGRGWTPVYEEHVEKFSELFSTGQPVVITPFKPKRSRFPGRPPGSPPGDVSARPFPGGGPSDPSGPPGAPPGFSPPRDRAFPSPGGRPRFGDLTLMQVAAPIRDEDGRIRGALALIINPEAEFTHILSVARSGESGETYALDEHGMLLSRSRFDDQLKKLGLLDVREGASSALNLRLSDPGVDFPAKIVREDPTNSTRALTFIAAKAVSSTNGLSVVPSRDYRGVPVVGAWRWLPQHGFGVATQVDASEAFRPLGVLKVLFVMLFLLLLVCTLLMFLFSYLHLMWQRRLNEAELRVKQLGQYKLEEKIGEGGMGVVYRAHHSLMRRETAVKLLLPNRADSSAIERFEREVCLTCQLTHPNTIQVYDYGHTPEGIFYYAMELLRGLTLSDLVARYGPQPESRVIYILVQICGSLEEAHDRGLIHRDIKPANVFLCRLGGVPDCVKVLDFGLVCSYRSASTDGGQGGLEAAAVGTPLFMPPEALTDPLRSDPRSDLYSLGALAYHLLTGCYVFESDTVEGLYEKHKMELPLPLSARTRNPISPELEQIILSCLEKDPTLRPGGAAALRDRLLGTPAARSWTLEDRKSWWAAYQSSGDLQQRLVGAPVSSVEATVKIDFQNRTP; encoded by the coding sequence ATGATATCTGGCAAAAAGACCCCAACTTGGATCGTCCCTCTAGCCATGTCGGTTCTGGTCGGCGTGTTTGGGTGGTGGGGTACCGGTCGATTGCGGCAGACGGTGGAGAACCAGCTCAAGGCGGAATTGGCGGCCACGCTGGAGGCGAACGTCACGGCGCTCGATATCTGGATGAAGAACGAGGGCAAGCTGGTTACCTCGCTCGCCCAGGATCCCCAGGTTCGAGACCTCGCCCTTCGTGCTCTGGCCAAGGCGAAGACGGTCGCGGAAGGGCCGACTGACCAAACCGAGTTCATCGAACTGCTCGCGTTGCTGAAGCCGCGTCTCTCATTGATGGGTTACGACCTGATCCAGTTGGTCAGCACCAATCAACTGAGTTTGAGTCCCTCACCGCGTCGTCGGGGACGGGGATGGACTCCGGTTTACGAGGAGCACGTGGAGAAATTTTCAGAGCTGTTTAGCACCGGACAACCGGTGGTCATCACTCCTTTCAAGCCGAAACGTTCTCGATTCCCAGGCCGCCCGCCCGGTTCGCCTCCAGGCGACGTCTCGGCCCGGCCATTCCCGGGGGGCGGCCCTTCGGACCCTTCCGGACCACCAGGTGCACCTCCGGGGTTCTCGCCCCCACGCGACCGTGCCTTCCCCTCTCCGGGCGGGCGGCCTCGTTTCGGTGACCTGACACTGATGCAGGTTGCGGCGCCGATTCGGGACGAGGATGGGCGCATTCGCGGGGCCCTGGCGTTGATCATCAATCCGGAGGCCGAGTTCACGCATATTCTGTCGGTCGCTCGCTCCGGGGAAAGCGGCGAGACCTATGCGCTCGATGAACACGGAATGCTACTGTCGCGAAGCCGATTCGACGACCAGCTCAAAAAGCTGGGGTTGTTGGACGTGCGGGAAGGAGCCAGCTCGGCGTTGAATTTGCGCCTGAGCGATCCTGGCGTGGATTTTCCTGCCAAGATCGTCCGGGAGGATCCCACCAACTCCACCCGCGCTCTGACCTTCATTGCCGCCAAAGCGGTGAGTAGCACCAATGGATTGAGTGTGGTGCCATCGCGGGATTATCGAGGCGTGCCGGTGGTGGGTGCCTGGCGGTGGCTTCCTCAGCATGGATTCGGCGTCGCCACGCAGGTGGATGCGTCCGAGGCGTTTCGTCCTCTCGGAGTTTTGAAAGTGCTGTTCGTGATGCTGTTCCTGCTCCTTCTCGTCTGCACCTTACTCATGTTTTTGTTCTCGTATCTGCACCTGATGTGGCAGCGACGGCTCAATGAGGCCGAGCTTCGCGTGAAGCAACTTGGCCAATACAAATTGGAGGAGAAGATTGGGGAAGGAGGCATGGGGGTTGTGTACCGCGCGCATCATTCCCTGATGCGGCGGGAGACTGCCGTTAAGCTGCTCTTGCCCAACCGGGCTGACTCGAGTGCGATCGAGCGCTTTGAGCGTGAGGTGTGCCTGACCTGCCAGCTCACCCATCCCAACACCATTCAAGTCTACGATTACGGACATACTCCCGAGGGGATATTTTACTATGCGATGGAGCTGCTGCGGGGCTTGACGCTTTCCGACTTGGTGGCGCGATATGGGCCGCAGCCGGAGAGCCGGGTAATTTATATCTTGGTTCAGATCTGCGGATCCCTCGAGGAAGCGCATGATCGAGGCTTGATCCATCGCGACATCAAACCGGCGAATGTGTTTCTCTGCCGCTTGGGCGGAGTTCCCGATTGCGTCAAGGTGTTGGATTTTGGCCTGGTGTGTTCCTATCGCTCCGCTTCGACGGATGGAGGACAGGGCGGGTTGGAGGCGGCCGCGGTCGGAACCCCGCTCTTCATGCCGCCGGAGGCCTTAACGGATCCATTGCGCAGCGATCCGCGCAGCGACCTCTACTCCTTGGGCGCTCTAGCGTATCATTTGCTGACCGGCTGCTATGTGTTTGAGTCGGATACGGTGGAGGGGCTCTATGAGAAGCACAAGATGGAGCTGCCCTTGCCGCTGAGTGCGCGCACGAGGAATCCGATCAGCCCGGAGCTGGAGCAGATCATCCTGAGTTGCCTGGAGAAGGATCCCACTCTGCGTCCCGGCGGTGCTGCCGCATTGAGGGACCGCCTCCTGGGCACCCCGGCAGCCCGGTCCTGGACGCTGGAGGATCGTAAGTCTTGGTGGGCTGCCTATCAATCGTCCGGGGATTTGCAACAGCGCCTGGTCGGAGCGCCTGTCAGTTCCGTGGAGGCCACGGTTAAGATCGATTTCCAGAACCGCACCCCTTGA
- a CDS encoding glycosyltransferase, translated as MRVLSLNFGDANCASSQFRIHAYLDSLASLGIQIEATPANSFTNWDKIGTYDAVIIQKKLFRSGQLRRLAKHAKRLLYDIDDAIWEPHGKPHGWITRLRTRSRIRAVARAANLCLTANGVIASYLGQWTDKARIFPMSLDEVLWQPAPPEAHGTLRIGWSGAPGNLPYLEALEPALAQIQQRHPQVEWTVLCGQAPSLKTIRWKHIPWEPGCEPRVVPSFSIGLLPLPDNPFAAAKSPIKGLQYMACGVPTVATPLTATRELFVNDQAALFVTRPEEWVQSLDRLISDHILRTRMGLTARQTFESRYALRTQAATFASHLQGP; from the coding sequence ATGCGGGTCCTCAGCCTGAATTTTGGCGACGCCAACTGTGCCAGCTCACAGTTCCGCATCCATGCCTACCTCGATTCGCTTGCCTCTCTCGGTATTCAAATCGAAGCAACACCCGCCAACTCGTTCACCAACTGGGACAAGATCGGGACTTACGATGCGGTCATCATTCAGAAGAAACTCTTCCGATCCGGACAGCTGCGTCGTTTGGCGAAACACGCCAAGCGCCTGCTCTATGATATCGACGACGCCATCTGGGAGCCTCATGGAAAGCCCCATGGCTGGATCACCCGCCTTCGCACCCGATCCCGAATCCGGGCCGTTGCCCGCGCGGCCAATCTTTGTCTCACCGCCAATGGCGTCATCGCCTCCTATCTGGGTCAATGGACCGACAAAGCCCGGATTTTTCCTATGTCCCTCGACGAGGTGCTCTGGCAGCCAGCCCCCCCCGAAGCCCACGGGACTCTGCGCATCGGCTGGTCGGGAGCCCCGGGAAACCTGCCCTACCTTGAAGCGCTGGAGCCAGCGCTGGCCCAGATTCAACAGCGCCACCCCCAAGTGGAATGGACTGTTCTTTGCGGCCAGGCCCCGTCTCTGAAGACCATTCGCTGGAAACATATTCCCTGGGAACCCGGCTGCGAACCACGAGTCGTCCCATCATTTTCCATCGGGCTCCTGCCGCTGCCCGATAATCCCTTCGCCGCCGCCAAATCGCCCATCAAAGGCCTTCAATACATGGCCTGCGGGGTGCCAACGGTCGCCACCCCGCTGACCGCGACCCGGGAGCTCTTCGTGAACGATCAGGCCGCCCTGTTCGTCACTCGGCCTGAAGAGTGGGTTCAGTCGCTCGATCGCCTCATCTCCGACCACATCTTGCGAACTCGCATGGGGTTAACCGCGCGACAGACCTTCGAGTCACGTTATGCGCTGCGCACCCAGGCGGCCACCTTCGCCAGCCACCTCCAAGGGCCATGA
- a CDS encoding class I SAM-dependent methyltransferase — MIERLHCPVCATPASPPLLDIPFSDPGIARYWKQIGFRSPPPWPLEGVPFRVHECPKCSALYQRWVLTDAEASLMYGVNESPHRPQDSPLIGLAHQAQDVILLRELLPQGSPQILDFGMGWGRFALMAQAFGCQVWGVEVSETTREHARAHGVKLVDEPALADNSFDFIMVDQVLEHLIDPAGMARRLARCLKPGGLMLWGVPGHAKLAGKLKRSGSAAEPTSTLNRKDFDAISPLIHLTLFNTRSLRWLGEQAGLKLRHPAPWLTLGAGALWNRPRQWNRHVLLAWKYWRGIGTRMWFRKP; from the coding sequence ATGATCGAACGCCTTCACTGTCCCGTCTGCGCGACCCCGGCATCACCGCCACTGCTGGATATTCCGTTCTCCGATCCAGGCATCGCCCGCTACTGGAAGCAGATCGGTTTTCGCTCGCCCCCACCTTGGCCCCTCGAGGGGGTACCTTTTCGAGTGCATGAGTGTCCCAAGTGCTCCGCGCTCTACCAACGCTGGGTGCTGACCGACGCCGAAGCGTCCCTCATGTACGGCGTCAACGAATCCCCTCACCGGCCTCAGGACAGCCCCCTAATCGGCCTGGCTCACCAGGCCCAGGATGTCATCCTGCTGCGCGAGCTTCTGCCGCAAGGCAGCCCGCAAATCCTCGACTTCGGCATGGGTTGGGGCCGCTTTGCGCTCATGGCTCAGGCGTTCGGATGCCAGGTGTGGGGCGTCGAGGTTTCCGAGACCACCCGTGAGCATGCCCGCGCACACGGCGTGAAGCTCGTGGATGAGCCGGCTCTGGCCGACAACAGCTTCGACTTCATCATGGTCGATCAGGTCCTTGAACATTTGATCGACCCGGCGGGGATGGCGCGACGTCTGGCTCGATGCTTGAAGCCCGGCGGCCTCATGCTCTGGGGGGTCCCCGGGCATGCCAAACTCGCCGGGAAGCTCAAGCGCAGCGGAAGTGCTGCGGAACCTACCTCAACCCTGAACCGAAAGGACTTTGACGCCATCAGCCCGCTGATCCACCTGACCCTCTTCAACACCCGGAGCCTGCGCTGGCTTGGGGAGCAGGCGGGTCTGAAACTGAGGCATCCGGCTCCGTGGTTAACCCTGGGTGCAGGGGCCTTATGGAACCGGCCGCGCCAGTGGAATCGACACGTGCTGCTGGCCTGGAAATATTGGCGTGGGATAGGAACCCGAATGTGGTTCCGCAAGCCCTGA